The following proteins are co-located in the Pseudomonas sp. DY-1 genome:
- a CDS encoding class I SAM-dependent methyltransferase, whose product MGFYDRHILPHLIDFACGMGHVMKTRSLVVPQAEGQVLEIGIGTGLNLAFYDPTRVSRVTGVDPAAQMQALARRRADAIAIPVETIALELGEIQAADASFDSIVCTFTLCTIPDAIAALREMRRVLKPGGRLHFAEHGLAPDLAVVRWQHRLTPLWKPLAGGCHLDRDIPRLIESGGFNIGELHSGYLPGPKPMTFVHRGWAD is encoded by the coding sequence ATGGGCTTCTACGATCGCCACATCCTGCCCCACCTGATCGACTTCGCCTGCGGCATGGGGCACGTGATGAAGACCCGTTCCCTGGTCGTGCCCCAGGCCGAGGGCCAGGTGCTGGAGATCGGCATCGGGACCGGCCTGAATCTCGCTTTCTACGATCCCACCCGCGTCAGTCGCGTCACCGGCGTCGACCCCGCTGCGCAGATGCAGGCACTGGCACGCAGGCGCGCTGACGCCATCGCGATCCCGGTAGAGACCATCGCCCTGGAACTCGGCGAGATCCAGGCCGCCGACGCCAGCTTCGACAGCATCGTCTGCACCTTCACCCTCTGCACCATTCCGGACGCAATTGCCGCCCTGCGTGAAATGCGCCGCGTGCTCAAGCCTGGCGGGCGCCTGCACTTCGCCGAGCACGGCCTGGCGCCGGACCTCGCCGTGGTGCGCTGGCAGCACCGCCTCACCCCGTTATGGAAACCGCTGGCCGGCGGCTGTCACCTCGACCGTGACATCCCGCGCCTGATCGAATCCGGTGGTTTCAACATCGGCGAGCTGCACAGTGGCTACCTGCCCGGCCCAAAACCCATGACGTTCGTCCACCGTGGATGGGCGGATTGA
- a CDS encoding YbaK/EbsC family protein has protein sequence MSLESVRAFFAGKAPEIDIIELQTSTATVALAAEAHGVEPGRIAKTLAFRIGEDAVLVVARGDARIDNRKFKETFGAKAKMLDAETVEALTSHPVGGVCPFGLATPLAVYCDRSLQAFDEVVPAAGAVHSAVRITPAYMAELVEAKWVDVCQEPA, from the coding sequence ATGAGTCTCGAATCGGTCCGTGCCTTCTTCGCCGGGAAGGCGCCCGAAATCGACATTATCGAACTGCAGACCAGCACCGCCACCGTGGCCCTGGCGGCGGAAGCCCATGGCGTTGAGCCCGGCCGAATCGCCAAGACCCTGGCCTTTCGCATAGGCGAGGACGCCGTGCTGGTGGTGGCACGCGGCGACGCACGCATCGACAACCGCAAGTTCAAGGAAACCTTTGGCGCCAAGGCCAAGATGCTGGATGCCGAAACGGTGGAAGCCCTGACCAGCCATCCAGTGGGCGGAGTTTGTCCGTTCGGTCTGGCCACACCGCTAGCCGTCTATTGCGACCGGTCCCTGCAGGCCTTCGATGAAGTGGTGCCAGCGGCGGGCGCCGTGCACAGCGCAGTGCGCATAACCCCGGCCTACATGGCCGAGTTGGTGGAAGCGAAATGGGTGGACGTCTGCCAGGAGCCGGCTTGA